GTTTCCCCCTATGAGAAAATGTATGTTTGGGATGGGGTTAATGGGGCTCATATCGATTTTGATTCGCGAGCTATTGCAGCCCCTAATTTAGGTAGCATTATAGAAGAGTCGGTATTAAAACAAGCGCTGCTCCAACAGATATTTGACGAGCCTACTATTAGTTTATTTCCTCATCGCCTTGTTGATGACGTAGCTGTCCTGGAAGATGGGATTAAGCTGAGCAGTCACGAGCGAATGTGGCAAGGTCAACTTTTAATGATTGCTGATGGTGCCAACTCGCCCATACGAAAAAAGTTAAATGTTGAACTAATAACTTGGCCATATAATCAGAACGCGCTCGTAGCCACAGTAGCAACAGAAAAGGAACATCAGCGTACAGCATATCAAGTGTTTAATCCGGAAGGTCCTTTAGCCTTTTTGCCTTTATCGAATCCCAACCATTGTTCTATTGTTTGGTCCACTGATCCTAAAAAGGCTCAATGTCTTATGGCTCTTGAGCACGAAGAATTTAATGCCCAGCTGACAGAAGCTTTTGCTAATCGCTTAGGTCAAGTCAGCCTGGTGAGCGCGCGTCATCAATTTCCATTGCAGATGAGGCATGTAAAGAACTACACTGGTGAGCGCTGGTTATTACTTGGCGATGCTGCGCATACTATTCACCCCTTAGCTGGTTTAGGGTTGAATGTGGGGCTAGCAGATGTACGTAGTTGGCTTAACTGCCTGGATAGGTCGAATGATGCACTAGTATCCAAGAAAGCCCTGGGTGCCTATCAACGGGAACGCAAGAATGAGGTATGGCGGATTATTTTGCTGATGGAGGGGTTTAAGCGCTTATTTGGTTATTCCTTTACTCCAATTACTGCCATACGTGGTTTGGGCTTAAGCATTTGCAATAATCTTACCCCACTTAAACGTTTATTTATTCAACATGCTTCAGGTGGATGACGGTAATTGCGTAGGTTCTGTTAGTGAAAAAGGTGAGTTTTTACGCCCTTGCAATTAGTTTGAAATTGGCTCAAATTAAGGGCAATTACTTTGCATCAATCATCCCAAACAGGATTTATTTTTTCAACTAAAGCAACTAGGTCAATTTTTAAAACATTCGTAATTAGACCTCTAGCATTACCAATAGTGGGAGGCTAACACTTGTCTATTCAAAATCCACCAGAAGGAATTGAGCATATTAGTTGTATTGGGGGTTTTTAAGCCAATTGCGTAAAAAATTTCATTATCATCCCTAAATAGTTTCACATGCTGTCCTGACTGTACATCTAACGGCTCACAGAGCACTCAAAAGTCATGTTTCTACCATTTTCTTTAAGTATTTTGGCGATAAAATCGAGTGGACGAGCCATTGGTATAGCCTTTTTCATGTTATCAACGAGCAAAAGCGTGACGGCTGAACGCTACTTTCTCTGCGGTTGATTCATTAGGATGATCTTTAAAATGGGCTTCTATAATTCTATATCTTTTTAAACCCCCTTCTCTATTAGCGATTTGGATGTTCAAACCAGGGCGAGCATTAAGTTCAAGCATTAAAGGCCCATGATCTTTATCAAGGACAATATCGACACCAAGGTAACCCAAACCGGTTAATTCGTAACAACTGGATGCAATTTCTAGGATAGTATTCCAATAGGGTACTTCTATACCCACTATGGGATTTAATGTATCTGGGTGGTAATCAATAGTGTCGTTATGAAATACCCCGCCTAAGGTCTTTCCTGTGGCCATATCAACACCAACGCCTATTGCTCCTTGATGCAGGTTTGCTTTGCCTCCGGATAAGCGGGTAGGTAGTCTGACCATGGCCATGGCGGGATAGCCTAATAAGGAAATGATGCGGATATCTGGAATTCCTTCATAACTTACTTCAGCGAATACCGGATCCACAACGACTCTTTTTTCAATAATGGCATAATCTGATGAGCCTCCGAGGCTATAAGCTCCAGATAATAAGCAGGACAAGTGATAGCTTAATTCATTGGCGGTGGTCAGTTTGCCATTGATTTGGCGATAACGACCATATACCTTATCTTTAAAAACTAAAATACCATCGCCCCCTGAACCACGAGCTGGTTTAACTACAAAATCATCATAAGGAGCAAGGTGCTCTTCTATGTTTTTTATTTGTTGTTCTGTTTCTATAATGTCATATAAAGGTGGCACAGCAATCCCGGCTTTTAATGCCAGTTTTTTTGTTTTTAGTTTGTCATCAACTAAAGGAAATAATTTCCTTGGATTGTAACGGAGTACGAAATCAGTGTTCCGTTGATTAATACTCAAAACCCCATGACTTTTTAGACGACGAAAAAGATTAATCATTCTATATTTCTCGCCAATGCTTTAAATCGCTTCAACTCAAGTAAGCGATAGCCTCTATATTGGCCAAACCATAAGATTAATGCTAAAAGCACTAAAAGAAGTTCTGGGAAGGCAAAAATGAGGTATTGTAGCGGTTCATAACTCATCGCCCAATATGAGATTACCGCGGCAAAAAGACTACCAACCCCCGATTTAATGGCTTCTGAGGCACCGCGCTCATCCCAGGTTATACACATTCGCTCGATAGTCATTGTTAAGATAACCATGGGGAACAAGGCAACAGACATACCCGCTTCCAATCCGAGGTTTTGGCACAAGACACTGATAAAGATCATTAAGACTATCACTACCGTTAGAATTGCTGCTAGCCTTGGCACGAGGAGCAAGCGTAACTGATCCAGATAAAAACGAGCCAATAAGCCAAAAGATACAATAATGACAAATAGAGTGATACCCCAAATGACATGAGTTTCTCTAAATGCTAAGGCAATAAGCACCGGCATAAAGGTGCCGAACGTTTTAATTCCTATGAAATTGCGCAATATCAAAATGATAAATGCCCCAATGGGTACTGTGAGTAGAATCTTATAGGTGGCTTGAACGTTAACTGGTAGCTGTAGCAAAGAGAAGCGCAACAGTTGCGAGTCAGATTGTAGTCCTCTGGATTTCGCAACACTTAATGCATTAATAGGTGTAGGAGACACTGTTAAATAGAATTGCGACTTACTACCGCCAGTTACATCAAACAAAGACTCATTACCGTATTGCCATATTAGAAATTCTTTAGGCAAGCCGGCACCACCAGTACGAGGATTGATGTAGATCCAGTTTTTACCATTAAAAACGGCCAAGAATGATTTTAAATCAGCTTTACTTTGTTGATTGAGGTAGATGCCCTTAACTGGTGTAGCAAAAATTTTTGCTTGATTAAGAATTAAAATGGTGGCGTTGATAATTCCTTCATCATCGAACTTATTGCCTACTAATAATTTGGCATTGCCATCTTTTTTATTCAACTCTTTCACCGTACTTTGAGCAAAAGTTTGAATGTCTGCTGAAGATTGCCTTACTTGGTTGGTAATTGTTTCTACTGCCGATTTCTGACTTTCATCAAGATTTTGCAGCTTAACACCTGATGGCTTAGGTAGGGACGATTCATCGCTGTCTGACTGACGGAAAATAGCTCTATAATAGAGCGATTGCGGCCCATGGCTTCGTCTTATAGACCAAACTGTTTCTCTATTATACCCATTTAAATTTGTAGTGACTCCATAACTTCGCGATACAAAATATTCATCGAGAATAGCGAAGTGTGGTGGTAAGTAGGGGATAGTAAAACTCGCTTTAATAGGCGTACTGCTATCAGCAACAAAACGCAAATTGGCTTCAACCATCCAGCTATTGATCGTTTCCGTATCTGTTAACGGGACATCTAAAGCGAAATGTCTGTATAAGAAAATGCTTGAACCCACAAAAAATAGTGTGAGAATCAGACCATAAACATGGCGTTTATTGTTTTTCATTGTTTACTAGGACCCACTGATTTTACGGTAAAAGTAAGGGCAGGGTTTACTGCTCCATTAAAATCAATAATAGCATCACGGCCTAAAAGTAGAGGATAAATAAATCGCTTTCTATTCGTTAAATTAACCTGAATCGCTCTAACTTTGTCACCTAATTTAACATTAAGCAAAACAACAGGGCGTCTTAATGGGGCTGGTTTTTGCGTACCCACATTATGTTCTCCTGCTCGGACTTTAATTTTAACTTTGCCAATGTATTCGCATTCAAAAACATAATCCCCAGTTTTAGTTGGGACCGTAAAGCGCAAATAAGGGACGCCTTTGACATTAATTTCAGTGATATTCGTTGCATTTAACGACGCAGACTTGGCTCCTGTATCCAGCTTTGCTGATAAAGTAAGGTCTTTATCAACTAAAGTAGCTTTTTCAACATAACCATAGATCTGAGCTTCGTTTTTTGCCATAAGAGATCCAGTGAACAATGATGTAAAAAGAAAGAGAGCAATTATTGATCTCATTTAATCCTCTTGCCTGAGTTATATATTTTGGTGCAGTATCGTATCAGGTTTACTCCTCAAGTCACAGTCTGAGAGAGGTTTTAGTCAAATAAATTTTAAGGGATCGTTCTATTTTTTTGAATCGAGTGTGTTAAAATTGTAGATCCGCGAGGTTTATTGTATTTTTTTGGCTCAGGCTGAAAGTTTAATTGACATCAAGGGCAAATATATATACAATGTCGACCAATCTTATCTGATAGTCATCTGTGCCCGCATGTCTCTTAAGAGTGATGATAATCAAGCTTTAACGCAGACAGAATTAGTCTTCATTCTAGCAATCGCTGGCCGTATAGACGCGCAATGTCGTATTGTCGCCCAACACCTCGATAAAGATCGCTCCGTTTATTACGCTTATGCTGTTTTAGATTCTCTCAGTTCTTCTTACAGTATGTTCAAGTATTTCTTTGACGTATTTATCCCCAATAGCAACAGCGATACGATGCATGACTTCATGATGACGCCCGGCGGTATGATTGCCGCCGCCGCAGAAACCTTATTTCTAGTTGGCTTCTCTGTTTTAGCGGTAAAATTTGATGGTGAAAAGGAAGATAATTATAAGAAGCGTATAGCCGATGCCTGGCCCTATTTTCGTGACATAATTAAAGGTCTGAAAAACGCTTATAAGGGATGGCGTAGCGCGGTAGTTGCTCTCCACTTATTGGGCATAGCCGATGTTAATTTCCTTATTGCTCCCGTTGGATTCGTATTAGGGATTTTAGCCGCAGCTAATAGGTATTGGCTGCGTAGCATGATCGAAGAACGTAAAGTCATGATGACGGCCAATGCAGAATTAAGGAGTGAAATAAAGAAATTATTTACAATGACGGAAGAGGAAAGTAAATACTACCTTGGGCAAATTAAGTACCAAACCGATACAACTCGTATTCTTTCTTATTTATCTGTAGGTATCGGAGGATTTATTGATGGTTTATACCTTTATGTTGGGGTGATAGGCCTGGCGGTACTTTCTTCTCCTATGCTGTCTGTTCTTGCTGCAATGAGTGTTTTTTATACTGTAGCTTGTATTGTTACTCGCATCTATGAGGAATATGATTTCCAAGTCCGATTGTTTGTTACGCAAACTAAATGCAAGTTAGAAATTCTTGCCAAGCAAATTGAAACGACTTATGCCAAATTACTTTCCCTGCAAGAGCAAGAAAATAAGAATCTTGATGATGTATATGAAATCAAGCTTTTAAAAGCCAAAATATTCAACTTACTGGGGCAATTTGATGCTAACCGAGAAATATTAAGTCAACAATCTAATCGAACTTATTTGTCTGCCGCCCTATTGGGTTTAAAAAATGGTTTATATGCTTATGGGGCACTGGCTAGTGGTTTATTTTTATTCAGCACCTTATTAGCCTTATGCGGTGTCGCATTTCCCCCTGCCTTATTAATGGCAACTGCTATTCTAGGCATACTGCTTATCGGTTATTTTGTAATTCATTCTCTAGTAATGAATTATTGTCATTTAGAAAAAGAAAACATCAATGAGGCTCGTCCTTACAATCAATTAGTTGATTTAAAAAACAAGATGAGCTTGAGTCTCGATGTAGATGAGCTTCTGGAAAAAGACTCTTTTCATGAATCATTAAATGATGGTTTGGCAGTAGATTCTTCTCCTCAATTCTTCATTCAAGAATGGTGTGAGGTATTGCGATCATTATTTTCTGGTTTTGGTAAGGGGCAAAAATTTGTCGATTTTGCTGGAAATTGTTTGCAAGAAGCTGATGAGGCCGGGCACTATCATGATACCCCGTTAATGTATGTGTTGTCCCTATTTAGCGCGCTCTTTTTTGGTGGTGTCTTAGCCTTTAGAGCGCTAGCGCGAGGATTGGGACGAGCAGCGCCAGGACAGGAACCTAGTGCTACAAAAGAGGAATTAAAAAAAGCGGATACTTCTAATCTTAATGCCGAAAAAGATACATTAAGTGGCGCAAATACTTTAGCGGTTAGTCCAAACCCATTAGAAAAGGACGCTAAACCTGCTCCTGTTAATCTTGAGGATACGGATAAGGCTGAATTCCAAACCAGAGCAGAAGGGGAATCAATTTCTGCGGAGAAAACAGCGACTGATTCCCGATCTACTTCAAATACATTTTCTAATCGTTCCTTAGTTGGTTTTTTTGAAACAAAAAACAATACTATAAAAAAACGCCCTCTTCACCATTCCGCAAGCGATGTCGATTTGTCATCACGTGTTATTTCTGACAATACAATTCTGGGTTTAGGCTAGGATCATTATACATTTTAAACTGATGATAGATTCTAAATGTTCGGTTTTTATTCTCAATTTCATTAAGGAATTGCTCTAAACAAAGAGTCAATTGCTCTAACTGTTGATGAATAACGTGTAATTTGGAGGTACACGTTTTTCTATGTTCTTCAGTGACATCCTGACGTTCGGTTTGTAATGCCATATGGTAGGCTTTAAGTGATAAAATGGAGAGTCGATCTATTATCATCCCTGGTGATTCAGAATTCACCGGACAGCATTCAGGAGATGCTGGGTTTAATCTATTGAACAGCCATGCATCCATCGCTTCCATACGATTATTTCTTTGTTGATTGCAAGAGTCGATTTCACGCTTAGCATGATAGACAAATTCATATCCCATATCTTCACGGCGCGCCCTATCTTCTGCATGCCACAATTGGAAATTAAACGCATGGTTTTCTTCTACTAATTGGAGAAATTCTTGATATTGGTATTTAATGCCAGCGGTTTTCCATTGGATGATACATTGGCTGTGTAGTGTAGTAATAGTTAAGGGATTTATTATAGAAGGCATGACTTATCCTGCAAAACAACAAGTCGCCTAGTTTACCTTAAAGTTTGTCTATGAATCTATGCTAGAGCAATAAATGATAGTTTTTTATCATTACTTGGGTGGCTAGTCACGGCCATTAAGTTAAGAGATTTCGAATCCCTTAACTTAATGGCCGCACCGCGCGGTTAAGGAGTCAAGGTTGTGTCACATGGTGTTGTTTCTTCTCGCTTTGTTGATGGCGTAAAGAGCAAATCAACGAATTGCTTTGTCTTAAATGAGTGATATAACTGAGTTCTTAATAATGGTGCGCATGACTTTCTATAGTCGTCTATAACAGCTTGTTCCAAGAGTAATTTCATTTGATTATTGGGTAGACTAAGCTCGTTTATCGTTCCTATTCTATCTACTTCATAGAATTTAAGTTGATAATCTTGGGTTAGTACCATCATTTCATTTCCTGCACATTTTATTACCCTGGACTGCAGAGGCAATTGTTTTATATCCTCCATCTCTTCAACAGTTTGGCTAAGTTTATCCCAGCCAAATAACCGACCTTGGTTATTTTGAGCAATGCAGAAGTTTTCCCCTTGCATAATTCTAGTAATATTTTGATTCATCAATTGGGGTATGGAGTGCAATCCCGCTGTTCCAGTATTAGGGGCATTCGAACCTAATTCACCAACATACGTACCATAAACCTGAGTTGGTGTAATGACATAAGTTGCATGATCGGAGGCAACAACATCTAAAATTGAATCAGCATCTTGGGGCAAATTCAGAGGAGATGGCGTAGCAAGATCATAGACAGAGTCCAATCCGAATACGTCATATCCACTATGGCCCCATGCAATTAATAGATCTTGCTCAGTCACTGCCATAGTAAAAAAAGAACCACACGCCAAGAGTTTTACTCGACCAAATTTCGTTAAATTCAGTTTTTCAAAGGTAGGTGTATCATCTCCTGCTCGTCCTAATTGGGAAAGCATATTACTACCAGCAACATATACATCCCCTTGTTCATTCAAGAGAACGCTATGCACTCTACCTGATTTCACTTGTATGATTTTACCTATGGATTCACCATCGATTAATTGAGGTGTTGTTACAAAGGGCTCCTTTTTTCCTATCCCTAATTCCCCGTCATAATTACAGCCGAAAGCATAAAGTTTACCGCTTTCAGTGAGTAGAAAAAATGAAGGAGTTTCCTGGTGATCTGAATGAATCTCTCTCACAGGCTCATCTAATTCTAACGTATCAATTTCTTCCGTCATACGATTGAATGAGGTGATTTTATTTTTTTCAGCGATCATAATGCAGCTGCTGCTGTATAAATAAGCCATATAGGCCTCCTTGTTTGCATTTTGATTATTGTGTGTTCATGTAGGCACAGAATCATCCGTTGCAAATACGGATGGAGTGGCTGATGAGGTGGTTTTTGATTTATAACAATAAATACATCCTTTCTGCAATAAACTGTGAAAGGGGAGCGTGCTCCATCTAGCGACAACGATAGCTCCTTA
This Legionella fallonii LLAP-10 DNA region includes the following protein-coding sequences:
- a CDS encoding FAD-dependent oxidoreductase is translated as MSQHFDVLIVGGGIVGLTAALAMAQRDYAVALIDNGSLKIDSSIANQRVYAINKASQNLLLELGVWSHLDAARVSPYEKMYVWDGVNGAHIDFDSRAIAAPNLGSIIEESVLKQALLQQIFDEPTISLFPHRLVDDVAVLEDGIKLSSHERMWQGQLLMIADGANSPIRKKLNVELITWPYNQNALVATVATEKEHQRTAYQVFNPEGPLAFLPLSNPNHCSIVWSTDPKKAQCLMALEHEEFNAQLTEAFANRLGQVSLVSARHQFPLQMRHVKNYTGERWLLLGDAAHTIHPLAGLGLNVGLADVRSWLNCLDRSNDALVSKKALGAYQRERKNEVWRIILLMEGFKRLFGYSFTPITAIRGLGLSICNNLTPLKRLFIQHASGG
- a CDS encoding alpha-L-glutamate ligase-like protein → MINLFRRLKSHGVLSINQRNTDFVLRYNPRKLFPLVDDKLKTKKLALKAGIAVPPLYDIIETEQQIKNIEEHLAPYDDFVVKPARGSGGDGILVFKDKVYGRYRQINGKLTTANELSYHLSCLLSGAYSLGGSSDYAIIEKRVVVDPVFAEVSYEGIPDIRIISLLGYPAMAMVRLPTRLSGGKANLHQGAIGVGVDMATGKTLGGVFHNDTIDYHPDTLNPIVGIEVPYWNTILEIASSCYELTGLGYLGVDIVLDKDHGPLMLELNARPGLNIQIANREGGLKRYRIIEAHFKDHPNESTAEKVAFSRHAFAR
- a CDS encoding inactive transglutaminase family protein gives rise to the protein MKNNKRHVYGLILTLFFVGSSIFLYRHFALDVPLTDTETINSWMVEANLRFVADSSTPIKASFTIPYLPPHFAILDEYFVSRSYGVTTNLNGYNRETVWSIRRSHGPQSLYYRAIFRQSDSDESSLPKPSGVKLQNLDESQKSAVETITNQVRQSSADIQTFAQSTVKELNKKDGNAKLLVGNKFDDEGIINATILILNQAKIFATPVKGIYLNQQSKADLKSFLAVFNGKNWIYINPRTGGAGLPKEFLIWQYGNESLFDVTGGSKSQFYLTVSPTPINALSVAKSRGLQSDSQLLRFSLLQLPVNVQATYKILLTVPIGAFIILILRNFIGIKTFGTFMPVLIALAFRETHVIWGITLFVIIVSFGLLARFYLDQLRLLLVPRLAAILTVVIVLMIFISVLCQNLGLEAGMSVALFPMVILTMTIERMCITWDERGASEAIKSGVGSLFAAVISYWAMSYEPLQYLIFAFPELLLVLLALILWFGQYRGYRLLELKRFKALARNIE
- a CDS encoding ATP-dependent zinc protease family protein produces the protein MAKNEAQIYGYVEKATLVDKDLTLSAKLDTGAKSASLNATNITEINVKGVPYLRFTVPTKTGDYVFECEYIGKVKIKVRAGEHNVGTQKPAPLRRPVVLLNVKLGDKVRAIQVNLTNRKRFIYPLLLGRDAIIDFNGAVNPALTFTVKSVGPSKQ
- a CDS encoding DUF4254 domain-containing protein; this translates as MPSIINPLTITTLHSQCIIQWKTAGIKYQYQEFLQLVEENHAFNFQLWHAEDRARREDMGYEFVYHAKREIDSCNQQRNNRMEAMDAWLFNRLNPASPECCPVNSESPGMIIDRLSILSLKAYHMALQTERQDVTEEHRKTCTSKLHVIHQQLEQLTLCLEQFLNEIENKNRTFRIYHQFKMYNDPSLNPELYCQK
- a CDS encoding RCC1 domain-containing protein codes for the protein MAYLYSSSCIMIAEKNKITSFNRMTEEIDTLELDEPVREIHSDHQETPSFFLLTESGKLYAFGCNYDGELGIGKKEPFVTTPQLIDGESIGKIIQVKSGRVHSVLLNEQGDVYVAGSNMLSQLGRAGDDTPTFEKLNLTKFGRVKLLACGSFFTMAVTEQDLLIAWGHSGYDVFGLDSVYDLATPSPLNLPQDADSILDVVASDHATYVITPTQVYGTYVGELGSNAPNTGTAGLHSIPQLMNQNITRIMQGENFCIAQNNQGRLFGWDKLSQTVEEMEDIKQLPLQSRVIKCAGNEMMVLTQDYQLKFYEVDRIGTINELSLPNNQMKLLLEQAVIDDYRKSCAPLLRTQLYHSFKTKQFVDLLFTPSTKREETTPCDTTLTP